A portion of the Thunnus albacares chromosome 5, fThuAlb1.1, whole genome shotgun sequence genome contains these proteins:
- the cfap276 gene encoding protein C1orf194 homolog, which produces MSSRDPFPSPRFEDGFTLSGFRPQQRKTYDKPSHMAQTEEPWSRLHDAATVSSSRRSVQYYEHRAPHDSLDLKLKAVYDQHKDFLWSKNQVLYQKETVSEDNRRTQRSLEEQEVLENECEKDIRVWVDPQKRSIYCIK; this is translated from the exons ATGTCGAGCAGGGATCCTTTCCCCTCCCCGAGGTTTGAAGACGGCTTCACTCTCAGCGGCTTCAGGCCGCAGCAG AGGAAAACCTATGATAAGCCGAGCCACATGGCCCAGACTGAGGAGCCCTGGAGTCGCCTGCATGATGCAGCCACTGTGTCCAGCAGCCGGCGGAGTGTTCAGTATTATGAGCATCGG GCTCCACACGACAGCCTGGACTTAAAGCTGAAGGCCGTCTACGATCAACACAAGGACTTCTTGTGGAGCAAGAATCAGGTTTTATACCAGAAGGAGACCGTCTCTGAGGACAACAG GAGGACACAGCGAAGCTTAGAGGAGCAGGAGGTGCTGGAAAATGAATGCGAAAAGGACATCAGGGTTTGGGTCGACCCACAGAAACGCTCAATCTACTGTATTAAGTGA